In one window of Trichoderma breve strain T069 chromosome 7 map unlocalized scaffold00008, whole genome shotgun sequence DNA:
- a CDS encoding ranBP1 domain-containing protein: MSSTDATEPKVEQTSTEAPASVTASSVFSMFGGGEKKEKKEEEDRGDNSGSAKAQREAKGEEDEAPESEDVHFEPVVKLTEKVDVKTNEESEEQLFKMRAKLFKFVKAAKKDGEEAPAAAGEWKERGTGDVRLLKHKENAKVRLVMRREKTLKVCANHYIVPEITLSPNVGSDRSWVWNAAADVSEGEPEAVTLAIRFANSDNANQFRDAFLKAQKDSAHLFQAADEEEEKKDEEEKTA; encoded by the exons ATGTCTTCCACCGACGCTACCGAGCCCAAGGTCGAGCAGACCAGCACTGAG GCTCCTGCCTCTGTGACTGcttcctccgtcttctccatgtttGGCGGTggtgaaaagaaggaaaagaaggaggaggaggaccgTGGCGACAACTCCGGAAGCGCAAAGGCCCAGCGCGAGGCCAAGGGCGAGGAG GACGAGGCCCCCGAGAGCGAAGACGTCCACTTCGAGCCCGTCGTCAAGCTGACCGAAAAGGTCGACGTCAAGACCAACGAGGAGTCTGAggagcagctcttcaagatGCGCGCCAAGCTGTTCAAGTTcgtcaaggccgccaagaaggacgGCGAGGAGGCccccgccgccgctggcGAGTGGAAGGAGCGCGGAACTGGTGATGTCAGACTGCTCAAGCACAAGGAGAACGCCAAGGTCCGCCTGGTGATGCGACGCGAGAAGACTCTCAAGGTCTGCGCCAACCACTACA TTGTCCCCGAGATTACTCTGTCGCCCAACGTTGGCTCTGACCGAAGCTGGGTGTGGAACGCTGCCGCCGATGTCAGCGAGGGAGAGCCCGAGGCCGTGACTCTTGCCATCCGATTCGCCAACTCCGACA ACGCCAACCAGTTCCGGGATGCTTTCCTGAAGGCGCAAAAGGACAGCGCCCACCTCTTCCAGGCCgctgacgaggaggaagagaagaaggatgaggaggagaagactgCTTAA
- a CDS encoding fungal zn(2)-Cys(6) binuclear cluster domain-containing protein: protein MAQYASTASPAQSTATTASAQQQPTAASAGQSQSGQSQVPQHKRVYQACIPCRRRKVRCDLGSVDNPHDPPCVRCRRESKECFFSATRRKRKTDEDDSDADEYVVRNGRKKLHAADSPPFSRFDKRQYSDTPLTPGGSHGRTQPLRRPDGKAGGRGHDDGEFDGDGDSNQTLENLEAQTVMRRGVYGPHDALDLLYKAATDSPAADTHRRQPSMASIAPGPPQQAQATDEPGLRARSRGPSISVRPEQSIDPNLSRPTLRAQPGYEDALRAWSRFRFVRAGWFTAQEAIEYIDYYYKYLSPLTPISPPTFSNPSSHLTLLTEEPILTVTLLTISSRYCQLPGTGGICRSHAVPEQLWTYLRGMIERCLWGQEAFGGSLRTLGTIESLLILTEWHPRALHFPPQEATDELVLPIAEASPLMASEDELHRTMGPGIGGKRIESWLEPAWRSDRMCWMLLSTAMGLAYELGVFDDIDELLKDDAITRPEYKDEVYRQRANRIKRLLLIYTSQLAGRLGWTSMTPEHLRKADPAVARQRPLTNDSSTPATNPSSLANGFNYVPDLELDDQIIHCWAGISNAMHLGNEKLFKTRKHTTEIIQSGKYVDLLRDFTPLLKDWYREFELFRLPQYIRHILTIEYEYVRIYINSLSLQAVVERCTNNAGNASSSGNGVQPTHLSPQTMINYGKLPLGQLGGFTVHDQEYVREVVEGSRNLLRTVVEGLLPGGYLKHAPVRTYFRIISGAMFLLKTFALGAPRSDVKLSIELMDATVEALRNCIVDDVHLGIRFADLLESLTSRLRNRFIQAPMQQPSAKAQSPVPEAGNAGAVQPVQNGENGENGAAWVGSHAQRLRDGLNGHYRVPTPTANNTTTEANNISATPFDLSTGNFPYHGASSIGPSTPAADNSNASGAGNMDVNLFDEWNNAGSEMWYLPPGPAFFQNMENSSVAMTAEGVNVGGLDLLEYMAMDPVQFPGLDGPGTSGAAS, encoded by the exons ATGGCCCAATATGCCAGCACGGCCAGTCCCGCCCAgtcgacggcgacgacggcatcagcgcagcaacagcccacGGCTGCGTCGGCAGGACAGTCGCAGTCGGGACAATCACAGGTTCCCCAGCACAAGCGCGTCTACCAGGCGTGCATCCCGTGCCGTCGCCGCAAAGTGCGCTGCGACCTGGGCAGTGTCGACAACCCGCACGACCCGCCGTGCGTGCGCTGCCGCCGCGAGAGCAAGGAGTGCTTCTTTAGTGCTACTCGCCGCAAGAGAAAGACGGACGAGGACGACAGCGACGCCGACGAGTACGTGGTGCGCAACGGCCGCAAGAAGCTGCACGCCGCCGACAGCCCGCCCTTTTCGCGCTTCGACAAGCGCCAGTACAGCGACACGCCCCTGACCCCCGGGGGATCCCATGGCAGGACCCAGCCGCTGCGCAGGCCGGACGGCAAGGCTGGCGGCCGCGGGCACGACGATGGCGAGTTTGACGGCGATGGCGACTCCAACCAGACGCTGGAGAACCTCGAGGCCCAGACCGTCATGAGGCGTGGCGTCTACGGGCCTCACGATGCTCTCGACCTCCTCTACAAGGCCGCGACGGATAG CCCGGCTGCGGATACACATCGGCGCCAGCCAAGCATGGCGTCCATTGCCCCGGGGCCGCCTCAGCAGGCCCAGGCCACGGACGAGCCTGGCCTACGTGCCCGGTCGAGAGGACCATCCATATCCGTCCGGCCTGAGCAGTCCATCGATCCCAACCTGTCCCGTCCGACTCTGAGGGCCCAGCCGGGCTATGAGGATGCCTTGAGAGCCTGGTCGAGGTTCCGCTTCGTGCGTGCTGGATGGTTCACCGCgcaagaagccattgaatACATTGACTA CTACTACAAATACCTGTCACCGCTTACACCGATTTCGCCTCCTACCTTTAGCAACCCCTCATCTCACTTGACCCTCTTGACCGAGGAGCCTATTCTCACGGTTACCTTGCTTACGATTTCCTCGCGATATTGCCAGCTTCCCGGCACTGGTGGCATATGTCGATCTCACGCGGTGCCGGAACAGCTATGGACCTATCTGCGTGGCATGATTGAGAGATGTCTATGGGGGCAGGAAGCCTTTGGGG GCAGCTTGAGGACGTTGGGCACCATTGAGTCTCTACTGATCCTGACCGAGTGGCATCCTCGCGCACTGCATTTCCCCCCGCAAGAGGCCACTGATGAGCTGGTGCTGCCTATTGCGGAAGCTTCGCCGTTGATGGCGTCTGAGGATGAGCTGCACAGAACAATGGGGCCGGGTATTGGCGGCAAAAGAATCGAGAGCTGGCTAGAGCCGGCGTGGAGGAGCGACCGCATGTGCTGGATGCTACTCAGCACCGCCATGGGATTGGCCTATGAGCTGGGTGTGtttgatgatattgatgagctgctcaaggatgatgccatcactCGCCCCGAGTACAAGGATGAAGTGTACCGCCAGCGAGCCAATCGCATCAAGCGGCTTTTGCTCATCTACACGAGCCAGCTTGCAGGTCGTTTGGGCTGGACTAGCATGACACCAGAGCACCTGAGAAAAGCCGACCCTGCCGTTGCTCGTCAGAGACCCTTGACCAACGACAGCAGCACACCCGCGACAaacccttcttctctggcaAACGGATTCAACTACGTCCCGGATCTTGAGCTCGACGACCAAATCATCCACTGCTGGGCGGGCATCAGCAATGCCATGCACCTCGGTAACGAGAAGCTGTTCAAGACGCGCAAGCACACGACCGAGATTATCCAGTCGGGCAAATACGTTGACCTGCTACGGGACTTTACACCGCTGCTCAAGGACTGGTATCGAGAGTTTGAGCTGTTCCGTCTACCGCAGTACATTCGGCATATTTTGACCATCGAGTACGAATATGTCCGCATTTACATCAACTCCCTCTCGTTGCAGGCGGTCGTCGAGCGGTGCACTAACAATGCAGGCAACGCTTCCAGCTCTGGCAACGGGGTCCAGCCGACGCATCTGTCTCCGCAGACCATGATCAATTACGGAAAGCTGCCTCTTGGTCAGCTGGGAGGCTTCACGGTCCACGACCAGGAGTACGTGCGCGAGGTGGTGGAAGGAAGCCGGAATCTCCTGCGGACGGTTGTCGAAGGACTGCTGCCTGGAGGCTACCTCAAGCATGCGCCCGTGCGGACGTACTTTCGCATCATCAGCGGCGCCATGTTCTTGCTCAAGACGTTTGCCCTGGGCGCTCCTCGTTCCGACGTCAAGCTGAGCATTGAGCTGATGGACGCCACGGTGGAGGCTCTGCGCAACTGCATCGTCGACGACGTGCACCTGGGCATTCGCTTCGCCGACCTGCTGGAGTCTCTGACCAGCCGGCTACGGAACCGGTTCATCCAGGCGCCGATGCAGCAGCCGTCTGCCAAGGCACAGAGCCCCGTCCCGGAGGCGGGCAACGCGGGCGCCGTGCAGCCGGTGCAGAACGGAGAGAATGGCGAGAATGGCGCAGCCTGGGTGGGCAGCCACGCACAGAGACTTCGGGACGGCCTCAACGGACACT ACCGGGTGCCGACTCCTAccgccaacaacaccaccaccgagGCAAACAACATCTCCGCCACGCCCTTTGACCTCTCGACCGGCAACTTTCCCTACCACGGCGCCTCGTCCATCGGCCCGTCAACGCCGGCGGCGGACAACAGCAACGCCTCGGGCGCCGGCAACATGGACGTCAACCTCTTTGACGAGTGGAATAATGCCGGCAGCGAGATGTGGTATCTGCCGCCCGGCCCGGCGTTTTTCCAGAACATGGAGAATAGTTCGGTTGCGATGACGGCTGAAGGTGTGAATGTCGGTGGGCTGGATTTGTTGGAGTACATGGCTATGGATCCGGTGCAGTTTCCGGGGTTGGATGGGCCGGGGACGAGCGGAGCGGCGAGTTGA
- a CDS encoding YEATS family domain-containing protein, whose product MPIRRGAPRAAKLAITARLGADDEQRKVKVVTDQHVIDKPSPVAEFPMRQWSLRLHLLDEDGNERPADVFTKVVYNLHPTFENPVQTFTKPPFICSNEGWGEFEIGIDLYTTEKTKLAPIIHDLNFQKEKYEVTHTVVFKNPSQALQERLRETGPLPSDEERPKKKGLVSKKGAQKYDYEKIAEALEKLEEEDLLRVIQLINENKGPDTYIRSDVEAGEFSIDLYTMPDALTTKLWEHLSKKGLVA is encoded by the exons ATGCCAATTCGCCGTGGAGCGCCACGCGCGGCGAAGCTGGCCATTACTGCGAGGCTTGGAGCTGACGATGAGCAGAGGAAAGTCAAGGTCGTTACGGACCAGCACGTCAT CGACAAGCCTTCTCCCGTGGCAGAGTTTCCCATGCGGCAATGGAGCTTGCGGCTTCACCTTCTAGATGAGGATGGCAATGAGCGGCCCGCCGACGTCTTTACCAAGGTTGTCTACAACCTGCACCCCACATTCGAGAACCCCGTCCAGA CCTTCACCAAGCCCCCCTTCATCTGCTCCAACGAGGGTTGGGGTGAGTTTGAGATTGGCATCGACCTCTACACCACGGAAAAGACCAAGCTGGCTCCCATCATCCACGATCTCAACTtccaaaaggaaaagtacGAGGTTACGCATACCGTCGTCTTCAAGAACCCCTCGCAGGCGCTCCAGGAGAGGCTTCGCGAGACGGGACCCCTGCCTTCCGACGAAGAGCGGCCTAAGAAGAAGGGCCTCGTGAGCAAGAAGGGCGCCCAAAAGTACGACTAcgagaagattgccgaggccctggagaagctcgaggaggaggatctGCTGCGCGTCATCCAGCTGATTAACGAGAACAAGGGCCCGGATACGTATATCCGAAGCGATGTGGAAG CTGGCGAATTCTCCATCGATCTGTACACCATGCCGGATGCGTTGACAACGAAGCTCTGGGAGCACCTG TCCAAGAAGGGTCTGGTCGCCTAG